A region of Neovison vison isolate M4711 chromosome 7, ASM_NN_V1, whole genome shotgun sequence DNA encodes the following proteins:
- the LOC122913591 gene encoding 60S ribosomal protein L37-like, whose protein sequence is MTKGTSSFGKRRNKTDTLCHRCGSKAYHLQKSTCGKCSYPAKCKRKYNWSAKGKRRNTTGTGRMRHLKIVYRRFRHGFREGTTPKPKRAAVAASSSSKDFNN, encoded by the coding sequence ATGACGAAGGGGACGTCATCGTTTGGAAAGCGTCGCAATAAGACGGACACGTTGTGCCACCGCTGTGGCTCGAAGGCCTACCACCTTCAGAAGTCCACGTGTGGCAAGTGCAGCTACCCTGCCAAGTGCAAGAGAAAGTATAACTGGAGTGCCAAGGGTAAAAGACGGAACACCACTGGGACCGGTCGCATGAGGCACCTAAAAATTGTATACCGCAGATTCAGGCATGGATTCCGTGAAGGAACAACACCTAAGCCCAAGAGGGCAGCTGTTGCAGCATCCAGTTCATCTAAGGATTTCAACAATTAG